From a region of the Narcine bancroftii isolate sNarBan1 chromosome 5, sNarBan1.hap1, whole genome shotgun sequence genome:
- the LOC138764703 gene encoding zinc finger protein 229-like: MEDEMTSDKADKTLQSEACGKEERSVDLLETHPCAHTGERTFPCSECGEGFASSDALLQHQCVPTGGSPLHCSVCGKNFQTSKDLEDHRCVPPGERPFTCRMCGKGFTQSSSLLQHQNNHSGERAFKCSVCGKGFSRSSNLLQHQTIHTGERPFTCSLCGKGFTRSSHLLRHQRIHTGEKSFTCSLCGIGFTQSSTLLRHQIIHTGEKLFTCSLCGKGFSHSPALLRHQRVHTGEKPFSCSMCGKGFADSSSLESHRRIHTGERLFTCSLCGLGFIRSSYLLRHQRVHTGEKLFTCCLCGKRFSRPSGLRAHRRVHTGEKPFTCSLCGKGFSRPSGLQVHQRIHTGERPFTCSLCGKGFSQPSGLRVHQRVHTGEKPFTCSLCGIGFARSSNLLRHQRVHTRR, translated from the coding sequence ATGGAGGATGAGATGACCAGTGATAAGGCAGATAAAACACTCCAAAGTGAAGCGTGTGGCAAGGAGGAACGTTCTGTGGACTTGCTGGAAACACATCCCTGTGCTCACACTGGGGAAAGAACATTCCCCTGTTCTGAGTGTGGGGagggattcgccagctctgatgcaCTGCTGCAACACCAGTGTGTCCCCACTGGTGGGAGCCCATTACACTgctctgtctgtgggaagaacttCCAAACCTCCAAGGACCTGGAGGATCACAGGTGTGTTCCCCCTGGGGAGCGTCCGTTCACCTGCCgcatgtgtgggaaggggttcacccAGTCCTCCAGCCTCCTGCAACATCAGAACAATCATTCCGGGGAGAGGGCCTTTAAATGTAGTGTGTGCGGGAAGGGATTCTCTCGATCCTCCAATCTGCTACAACACCAGACAATTCACACCGGTGAGAGACCGTTCACCTGCTCACTATGTGGGAAGGGGTTCACTCGATCCTCACACCTGCTGAGGCACCAGAGAATTCACACTGGGGAAAAatcgttcacctgctccctgtgtggaatCGGATTCACTCAGTCCTCCACCCTGCTGAGGCACCAGAtaattcacactggggagaaactgttcacttgctccctgtgtgggaagggcTTCTCTCACTCCCCTGCCCTACTAaggcaccagagagttcacactggggagaagccaTTCTCTTGCAGCATGTGTGGGAAGGGATTCGCTGATTCCTCTTCTCTGGAGAGCCACCGAagaattcacactggggagaggctgtTCACCTGCTCGTTGTGTGGGCTTGGATTCATCCGGTCCTCATACCTTCTGAGGCACCAGAGAGTTCATACTGGGGAGAAACTATTCACTTGCTGTCTGTGCGGGAAGCGGTTCTCTCGGCCCTCTGGCCTGCGGGCACACCGGCGGGTTCatactggggagaaaccattcacctgctccctgtgtgggaaggggttctctcgtcCTTCCGGCCTGCAGGTACACCAGCGGATTCACACTGGGGAaagaccattcacctgctccctgtgcggaAAGGGTTTCTCTCAGCCCTCCGGCCTACGGGttcaccagcgggttcacaccggggagaaaccattcacttgctccctgtgtgggattgGATTCGCTAGATCCTCCAACCTACTGAGGCACCAAAGGGTTCACACCCGTAGGTAA